Proteins encoded within one genomic window of Sphingomonas sp. NBWT7:
- a CDS encoding sulfotransferase family 2 domain-containing protein, whose translation MASTRAAGDRADVSFGDIETGGLRDFLVADRFVDQLCVFIHVPKTAGSSLSAELARMRAPYHNIHRRYFHGGDTVTFSSLEEEIDTIIDSGALAAARSCSGHFTWDQAAPIRAARPDARFFTFLRDPVQRVISDYRYSRTPTHPTYRETIARFPTIESYVEARETQDKMARFLLPGDVRDRDAIEAFLTSRYAFVGLLEMYPLSFNILSRLLGENLLPSEHRRRTENTGDNEVADTPELRAFILDHNKRDRDLYVAAHRRLLAIRDEWRTLRAHEMVDDQ comes from the coding sequence GTGGCATCGACGCGCGCGGCAGGAGATCGGGCGGACGTGTCATTCGGCGACATTGAAACTGGTGGATTGCGCGACTTTCTAGTCGCCGATCGCTTCGTCGATCAATTGTGCGTGTTCATCCACGTTCCCAAGACTGCGGGTTCGTCTCTATCCGCGGAACTCGCGCGGATGCGCGCGCCGTATCACAATATCCACCGTCGATACTTCCACGGCGGTGATACCGTGACCTTCTCCTCACTCGAAGAAGAGATCGACACGATCATCGATAGCGGCGCATTGGCCGCGGCTCGATCGTGCTCAGGACATTTCACTTGGGATCAGGCGGCCCCGATTCGTGCGGCCCGCCCCGATGCACGCTTCTTCACCTTCCTGCGCGATCCGGTGCAGCGGGTGATCTCCGACTATCGCTACTCGCGCACGCCGACCCACCCGACCTATCGCGAGACGATCGCCCGCTTCCCGACGATCGAATCCTACGTCGAAGCGCGTGAGACGCAGGATAAGATGGCGCGCTTCCTACTGCCCGGGGATGTTCGCGACCGAGATGCCATCGAAGCGTTCCTCACCAGCCGCTATGCCTTCGTCGGCCTGCTGGAAATGTATCCGCTGTCGTTCAATATCCTGTCGCGACTGCTCGGCGAGAATTTGCTCCCCTCAGAGCATAGGCGCAGGACCGAGAACACCGGCGACAACGAAGTCGCCGATACGCCTGAATTGCGCGCTTTCATTCTAGATCATAACAAACGCGATCGCGACCTTTACGTAGCGGCCCATCGCCGCTTGCTGGCGATTCGAGACGAATGGCGTACGCTGCGCGCTCACGAAATGGTCGATGATCAATGA